In the Quercus lobata isolate SW786 chromosome 5, ValleyOak3.0 Primary Assembly, whole genome shotgun sequence genome, one interval contains:
- the LOC115991477 gene encoding uncharacterized protein LOC115991477 isoform X1 — MAWALFSPSLNLSLPHTTKTNFNRTQWFTTKTSRAATTITTTRRTTSIRANAADQKQPKDKDEDTTSGFSPFAFVTDNPSSREAIQLPESPAEDGNVGEMLYRIEDKGKEYGSYIKSGEFIWFVRETGSAESRRGTIVFLHGAPTQSYSYRVVMSEMSDYGFHCFAPDWIGFGFSDKPQPGYGFDYTEKEFHEEFDKLLDVLGVKSPFFLVVQGFLVGSFGLTWALKNPSKILKLTILNSPLTVSSPIPGLFQKLRIPLYGEFTCQNAIMAERFIEAGSPYVLKLEKADVYRLPYLSSGGPGFALLEAARKVNFRDILSQIAEGFASGRWDKPILLVWGISDKYLPQSIAEEFQEGNPTAIKLKLIEGAGHMPQEDWPEKVIEALRVYF, encoded by the exons ATGGCTTGGGCTCTATTCTCTCCATCTCTCAACCTCTCACTCCCTCATACAACCAAGACCAATTTCAACAGAACACAGTGGTTCACCACTAAAACAAGTAGAGCAGCAACAACAATCACTACAACAAGAAGAACAACCAGTATCAGAGCCAATGCTGCTGACCAAAAACAACCCAAAGACAAAGACGAAGACACTACTTCTGGTTTCAGTCCCTTTGCCTTTGTAACCGATAACCCATCAAGCCGCGAAGCCATTCAGCTCCCAGAGAGCCCTGCTGAAGATGGCAACGTCGGAGAAATGCTTTAT AGGATAGAAGACAAGGGAAAGGAATATGGCTCATACATCAAATCTGGAGAGTTTATATGGTTTGTAAGAGAAACTG GTTCTGCTGAGAGCCGACGTGGAACAATTGTTTTCCTTCACGGGGCTCCAACACAATCTTACAGCTATCGAGTTGTTATGTCTGAG ATGTCAGATTATGGGTTCCACTGTTTTGCGCCTGATTGGATAGGATTTGGTTTTAGTGACAAGCCACAGCCAGGATATGGTTTTGATTACACAG AAAAGGAGTTCCATGAGGAATTTGATAAATTACTTGATGTGCTGGGGGTCAAATCTCCTTTTTTCCTCGTTGTTCAG GGGTTTCTTGTAGGTTCATTTGGATTAACATGGGCCTTGAAGAACCCTAGCAAGATTTTGAAGCTCACAATTTTAAACAGTCCGTTGACAGTTTCATCTCCTATCCCTGGACTGTTTCAAAAGCTAAG aatCCCTCTTTATGGTGAATTTACATGCCAGAATGCTATTATGGCTGAGCGCTTTATTGAAGCAGGTAGCCC TTATGTCTTGAAGCTGGAAAAGGCTGATGTGTATCGGTTACCATATTTGTCAAGTGGTGGACCTGGGTTTG CTCTGCTTGAAGCTGCAAGAAAGGTTAATTTTAGAGATATCTTAAGCCAAATAGCAGAAGGCTTTGCATCTGGaag ATGGGATAAACCGATACTGCTAGTTTGGGGAATATCGGACAAGTATCTGCCTCAATCTATTGCAGAAGAGTTTCAGGAAGGAAATCCAACTGCCATTAAGCTTAAGTTAATAGAAGGTGCTGGTCATATGCCACAAGAGGACTG GCCCGAGAAAGTTATAGAAGCTTTGAGAGTATATTTCTAA
- the LOC115991477 gene encoding uncharacterized protein LOC115991477 isoform X2 yields the protein MAWALFSPSLNLSLPHTTKTNFNRTQWFTTKTSRAATTITTTRRTTSIRANAADQKQPKDKDEDTTSGFSPFAFVTDNPSSREAIQLPESPAEDGNVGEMLYRIEDKGKEYGSYIKSGEFIWFVRETGSAESRRGTIVFLHGAPTQSYSYRVVMSEMSDYGFHCFAPDWIGFGFSDKPQPGYGFDYTEKEFHEEFDKLLDVLGVKSPFFLVVQGFLVGSFGLTWALKNPSKILKLTILNSPLTVSSPIPGLFQKLSYVLKLEKADVYRLPYLSSGGPGFALLEAARKVNFRDILSQIAEGFASGRWDKPILLVWGISDKYLPQSIAEEFQEGNPTAIKLKLIEGAGHMPQEDWPEKVIEALRVYF from the exons ATGGCTTGGGCTCTATTCTCTCCATCTCTCAACCTCTCACTCCCTCATACAACCAAGACCAATTTCAACAGAACACAGTGGTTCACCACTAAAACAAGTAGAGCAGCAACAACAATCACTACAACAAGAAGAACAACCAGTATCAGAGCCAATGCTGCTGACCAAAAACAACCCAAAGACAAAGACGAAGACACTACTTCTGGTTTCAGTCCCTTTGCCTTTGTAACCGATAACCCATCAAGCCGCGAAGCCATTCAGCTCCCAGAGAGCCCTGCTGAAGATGGCAACGTCGGAGAAATGCTTTAT AGGATAGAAGACAAGGGAAAGGAATATGGCTCATACATCAAATCTGGAGAGTTTATATGGTTTGTAAGAGAAACTG GTTCTGCTGAGAGCCGACGTGGAACAATTGTTTTCCTTCACGGGGCTCCAACACAATCTTACAGCTATCGAGTTGTTATGTCTGAG ATGTCAGATTATGGGTTCCACTGTTTTGCGCCTGATTGGATAGGATTTGGTTTTAGTGACAAGCCACAGCCAGGATATGGTTTTGATTACACAG AAAAGGAGTTCCATGAGGAATTTGATAAATTACTTGATGTGCTGGGGGTCAAATCTCCTTTTTTCCTCGTTGTTCAG GGGTTTCTTGTAGGTTCATTTGGATTAACATGGGCCTTGAAGAACCCTAGCAAGATTTTGAAGCTCACAATTTTAAACAGTCCGTTGACAGTTTCATCTCCTATCCCTGGACTGTTTCAAAAGCTAAG TTATGTCTTGAAGCTGGAAAAGGCTGATGTGTATCGGTTACCATATTTGTCAAGTGGTGGACCTGGGTTTG CTCTGCTTGAAGCTGCAAGAAAGGTTAATTTTAGAGATATCTTAAGCCAAATAGCAGAAGGCTTTGCATCTGGaag ATGGGATAAACCGATACTGCTAGTTTGGGGAATATCGGACAAGTATCTGCCTCAATCTATTGCAGAAGAGTTTCAGGAAGGAAATCCAACTGCCATTAAGCTTAAGTTAATAGAAGGTGCTGGTCATATGCCACAAGAGGACTG GCCCGAGAAAGTTATAGAAGCTTTGAGAGTATATTTCTAA
- the LOC115991477 gene encoding uncharacterized protein LOC115991477 isoform X3 — protein MAHTSNLESLYGSAESRRGTIVFLHGAPTQSYSYRVVMSEMSDYGFHCFAPDWIGFGFSDKPQPGYGFDYTEKEFHEEFDKLLDVLGVKSPFFLVVQGFLVGSFGLTWALKNPSKILKLTILNSPLTVSSPIPGLFQKLRIPLYGEFTCQNAIMAERFIEAGSPYVLKLEKADVYRLPYLSSGGPGFALLEAARKVNFRDILSQIAEGFASGRWDKPILLVWGISDKYLPQSIAEEFQEGNPTAIKLKLIEGAGHMPQEDWPEKVIEALRVYF, from the exons ATGGCTCATACATCAAATCTGGAGAGTTTATATG GTTCTGCTGAGAGCCGACGTGGAACAATTGTTTTCCTTCACGGGGCTCCAACACAATCTTACAGCTATCGAGTTGTTATGTCTGAG ATGTCAGATTATGGGTTCCACTGTTTTGCGCCTGATTGGATAGGATTTGGTTTTAGTGACAAGCCACAGCCAGGATATGGTTTTGATTACACAG AAAAGGAGTTCCATGAGGAATTTGATAAATTACTTGATGTGCTGGGGGTCAAATCTCCTTTTTTCCTCGTTGTTCAG GGGTTTCTTGTAGGTTCATTTGGATTAACATGGGCCTTGAAGAACCCTAGCAAGATTTTGAAGCTCACAATTTTAAACAGTCCGTTGACAGTTTCATCTCCTATCCCTGGACTGTTTCAAAAGCTAAG aatCCCTCTTTATGGTGAATTTACATGCCAGAATGCTATTATGGCTGAGCGCTTTATTGAAGCAGGTAGCCC TTATGTCTTGAAGCTGGAAAAGGCTGATGTGTATCGGTTACCATATTTGTCAAGTGGTGGACCTGGGTTTG CTCTGCTTGAAGCTGCAAGAAAGGTTAATTTTAGAGATATCTTAAGCCAAATAGCAGAAGGCTTTGCATCTGGaag ATGGGATAAACCGATACTGCTAGTTTGGGGAATATCGGACAAGTATCTGCCTCAATCTATTGCAGAAGAGTTTCAGGAAGGAAATCCAACTGCCATTAAGCTTAAGTTAATAGAAGGTGCTGGTCATATGCCACAAGAGGACTG GCCCGAGAAAGTTATAGAAGCTTTGAGAGTATATTTCTAA
- the LOC115991477 gene encoding uncharacterized protein LOC115991477 isoform X4, with product MSEMSDYGFHCFAPDWIGFGFSDKPQPGYGFDYTEKEFHEEFDKLLDVLGVKSPFFLVVQGFLVGSFGLTWALKNPSKILKLTILNSPLTVSSPIPGLFQKLRIPLYGEFTCQNAIMAERFIEAGSPYVLKLEKADVYRLPYLSSGGPGFALLEAARKVNFRDILSQIAEGFASGRWDKPILLVWGISDKYLPQSIAEEFQEGNPTAIKLKLIEGAGHMPQEDWPEKVIEALRVYF from the exons ATGTCTGAG ATGTCAGATTATGGGTTCCACTGTTTTGCGCCTGATTGGATAGGATTTGGTTTTAGTGACAAGCCACAGCCAGGATATGGTTTTGATTACACAG AAAAGGAGTTCCATGAGGAATTTGATAAATTACTTGATGTGCTGGGGGTCAAATCTCCTTTTTTCCTCGTTGTTCAG GGGTTTCTTGTAGGTTCATTTGGATTAACATGGGCCTTGAAGAACCCTAGCAAGATTTTGAAGCTCACAATTTTAAACAGTCCGTTGACAGTTTCATCTCCTATCCCTGGACTGTTTCAAAAGCTAAG aatCCCTCTTTATGGTGAATTTACATGCCAGAATGCTATTATGGCTGAGCGCTTTATTGAAGCAGGTAGCCC TTATGTCTTGAAGCTGGAAAAGGCTGATGTGTATCGGTTACCATATTTGTCAAGTGGTGGACCTGGGTTTG CTCTGCTTGAAGCTGCAAGAAAGGTTAATTTTAGAGATATCTTAAGCCAAATAGCAGAAGGCTTTGCATCTGGaag ATGGGATAAACCGATACTGCTAGTTTGGGGAATATCGGACAAGTATCTGCCTCAATCTATTGCAGAAGAGTTTCAGGAAGGAAATCCAACTGCCATTAAGCTTAAGTTAATAGAAGGTGCTGGTCATATGCCACAAGAGGACTG GCCCGAGAAAGTTATAGAAGCTTTGAGAGTATATTTCTAA